In one Nicotiana sylvestris chromosome 8, ASM39365v2, whole genome shotgun sequence genomic region, the following are encoded:
- the LOC138875323 gene encoding uncharacterized protein has translation MLQVCVIDFGGLWDQFLPLAESDNNNNYQSSIQMAPYEALYGRWCCSLVGWFKPGEDRLLGTDLIQDALDMVKIIQDRLRTAQSRQKSYADHRVRDVAFMVEERPLLCMSPMKGVMRFGNKGKLIPRFIGPFEIID, from the coding sequence atgctccaagtatgtgttattgactttggaggtttgtgggatcagtttttgccattagcagagagtgacaacaacaacaattaccagtcgagcatccaaatggctccctatgaggccttatatggtaggtggtgttgTTCACTAGTTGGATGGTTTAAGCCGGGAGAGGatcgattgttgggtacagatctaatacaggatgccttggacatggttaagatcattcaggataggcttcgtacagctcagtccaggcaaaagagttacgcCGACCACagggttcgtgatgtggcattcatggtcgaagAGCGACCGTTGCTTTGcatgtcgcccatgaagggcgtgatgagatttgggaataaggGCAAGCTAATacctagattcattggtccttttgagattattgattga